TGGCGAGGCGAATGTCACGTTCCCGTTCGTAGAAGTCGTAGTCTCCACCGTAAGTCGAAATTTCCCCATGTTCCACCGCCACCACGCGGGTGACGAGACGGTTCATGAAGTCACGGTCGTGGGAGGTAAGAAATACCGCGCCTTTGAAGCGCTGAAGAAAGTCTTCCAACCACAGAATGGACTCGAGGTCGAGGTGGTTGGTGGGCTCGTCGAGGACCAGTGCATCCGGCTGCTGGAGCAGTGCTTTGGCCAGTTCGATGCGCATCCGCCAGCCGCCGCTGAACTCGGCCACGTCCTGGTCCAACTGGTCCGCCCTGAATCCGAGTCCCCCCAGAATCTCCTTGGCGCGCGTTTCCAGGTCGTAACCTCCACGCGCCTCGTAGGTCTCCTGAGCCTGCCCGAGCTGCTCCAGCAAATCGTTCATCGCCTCGTCATCGAGCGCGGGGTCTGCCAGGGCCTCTCCCAGCCGCTCCACCTCGCGGGCAAGCGCGAGAACGTCCGAGCAGCCCGCCAGGGCAGCCTCCAGGACCGACACGCCGCGAACCTCGGTCATGTCCTGCGAGTAGTAAGCCACCCGAAAACGCTCAGGAATCACAATTTGCCCTTCATCGGGCGATTCCTGGCGGGCGATCAGCCGCATCACCGTGGTTTTGCCGGCACCATTCGGCCCCACCAGGCCGACACGGTCGCCTGGGTTGATTTGAAAACTGGCATCCCGGAACAGGAAGCGTTTGCTCTGGAACTTGGCGACCTGATTGAAAGCGATCATCGTGAACTTTCCTGAGACAGTGAGGATGCGGAGGATGGCCTGGATTCTCCCTTCATCATACCTCGAATCGGCCTCCATTCAGCCTTTGCACCAAATTGTTCAGAAACTTCCCGGCCTGGCTTCTCCCATTCCGAGTCCTCAGTTATAATGGCGCGGCCCGGCGGTTGCCGGACTGCTGATGGAAGGAGACTCTCCCGATGTTCGACCCCCGTATGGCCCTTGTTCCGACCGTCGTGGAATCGACCAGCCGAGGCGAACGCGGCTACGATATTTTTTCGCGGCTGCTGAAGGAGCGCATCATTTTCCTGGGCACTCCGATTGATGATGATGTGGCGAGCCTGATCATCGCGCAGCTGCTGTTCCTGGAATCCGAAGACCCGTCGAAGGACATCATGCTGTACATCAACAGCCCCGGGGGTGTGGTCACGGCCGGGATGGCGATCTATGACACGATGCAGTACATCAAGTCGGACGTGTCCACCATTTGTTTGGGTCAAGCCGCGTCGATGGGCTCCTTTTTGTTGGCAGCTGGTGCGCCCGG
This sequence is a window from Candidatus Sericytochromatia bacterium. Protein-coding genes within it:
- the clpP gene encoding ATP-dependent Clp endopeptidase proteolytic subunit ClpP, whose product is MFDPRMALVPTVVESTSRGERGYDIFSRLLKERIIFLGTPIDDDVASLIIAQLLFLESEDPSKDIMLYINSPGGVVTAGMAIYDTMQYIKSDVSTICLGQAASMGSFLLAAGAPGKRIALPNSRIMIHQPLGGARGQATDIQIQAQEILRMKRYLTKLLSIHTKQDEEKLGRDMERDFYMSADEAKAYGLIDQVLTPRIGAEQVPMPPMEGGEGDIKK